From the genome of Desulfovibrio gilichinskyi, one region includes:
- the cas6 gene encoding CRISPR system precrRNA processing endoribonuclease RAMP protein Cas6, whose amino-acid sequence MHIPVRQFRFSFVLTRSVQCSVYHGSAVRGLILAAVFGDYATPKSNAHNLPVGMVPVVCEFGRMKMAAGEVYTFGINCVGDSADELAENMVELAERFTEIGQRSLDSWEENPPVFGGNFHDLKMTELPVASAYNEDGDLQCGIHEGEVTVQFVSPLKMRSPDEFSERFPLQGNRCFVVKHFFKQLWSHVNKVSPLKPLSEMADLDGVEILDKQFVQIETPLRGNHSVPVNKHKRKTIEGVQGHVAFANVPEEWRVLLWYGQYVHVGGNKAYGCGRYVLRGAEDHTFACRGVL is encoded by the coding sequence ATGCATATTCCGGTTCGCCAGTTTCGTTTTTCCTTTGTTTTAACCCGCTCGGTACAATGCTCTGTTTATCATGGCAGTGCAGTCCGCGGATTGATTCTGGCAGCCGTCTTTGGCGATTATGCTACGCCTAAAAGTAATGCACATAATTTACCTGTGGGCATGGTTCCTGTTGTTTGCGAGTTCGGAAGAATGAAGATGGCGGCAGGGGAGGTTTATACCTTTGGCATTAATTGCGTCGGGGATAGTGCTGATGAATTAGCAGAAAATATGGTTGAGTTGGCAGAAAGATTTACAGAAATAGGGCAACGCAGTCTTGATTCTTGGGAAGAAAATCCTCCTGTTTTTGGTGGTAATTTTCATGATCTGAAAATGACAGAATTGCCTGTTGCCTCTGCTTATAATGAGGATGGAGATTTGCAGTGCGGGATACATGAGGGGGAGGTTACAGTTCAATTTGTGTCTCCGCTGAAAATGCGTAGCCCTGATGAATTTAGTGAGCGATTTCCCCTGCAAGGAAATCGCTGTTTTGTTGTGAAGCATTTTTTCAAACAGCTTTGGAGTCATGTTAACAAAGTTTCTCCACTCAAACCATTATCAGAGATGGCAGATTTAGATGGTGTGGAGATATTGGATAAACAATTTGTGCAGATTGAGACTCCTTTGCGGGGTAATCACAGTGTTCCGGTAAATAAGCATAAGCGTAAAACAATTGAAGGCGTGCAAGGGCATGTTGCTTTCGCCAATGTACCTGAAGAATGGCGTGTTTTGCTGTGGTACGGGCAATATGTTCATGTGGGCGGCAATAAGGCTTATGGATGTGGGCGTTATGTGTTGCGAGGGGCTGAGGACCATACCTTTGCATGCCGTGGAGTTTTATAA